A part of Leptolyngbyaceae cyanobacterium genomic DNA contains:
- a CDS encoding photosystem II D2 protein (photosystem q(a) protein): DFVSQELRAAEDPEFETFYTKNILLNEGIRAWMSPADQPHEHFVFPEEVLPRGNAL; encoded by the coding sequence CGACTTTGTATCCCAAGAGTTGCGGGCGGCTGAAGATCCGGAATTTGAAACCTTCTATACTAAGAACATTCTTCTGAACGAGGGCATCCGCGCTTGGATGTCTCCGGCGGATCAACCCCACGAACACTTTGTATTCCCTGAAGAAGTATTACCTCGCGGTAACGCTCTCTAA